One genomic region from Opisthocomus hoazin isolate bOpiHoa1 chromosome Z, bOpiHoa1.hap1, whole genome shotgun sequence encodes:
- the CKS2 gene encoding cyclin-dependent kinases regulatory subunit 2 produces MAQKQIYYSDKYFDEQYEYRHVMLPRELLKQVPKSHLMSEEEWRRLGVQQSLGWVHYMIHEPEPHILLFRRPLPKDEQK; encoded by the exons ATGGCCCAGAAGCAGATCTACTATTCCGACAAATACTTCGACGAGCAGTACGAGTACCG GCATGTGATGCTGCCGAGAGAACTTCTAAAACAAGTGCCAAAATCCCATCTAATGTCTGAAGAAGAGTGGAGACGACTTGGTGTTCAGCAAAGTCTTGGCTGGGTTCACTATATGATCCATGAGCCAG AACCACATATTCTTCTCTTCAGAAGACCTCTTCCAAAGGATGAGCAGAAATGA